One stretch of Motilibacter rhizosphaerae DNA includes these proteins:
- a CDS encoding NAD-dependent succinate-semialdehyde dehydrogenase, with translation MSERERELLRRVPTQLFIGGQWRDAEGARTVPVDDPATQEVLVEVADASVADGRAALDAAVAAQASWAGTAPRDRAEILRRAFETITARAEELALLMTLEMGKPVKESLGEITYAAEFFRWFSEEAVRVHGRWSANPNGQTRLLTMKQPVGPCLFITPWNFPLAMGTRKIGPAIAAGCTMVVKPATQTPLSMLALAQILAEVGLPDGVLNVVTTTSTAEVMEPLIRDPRLRKLSFTGSTAVGKKLVEQSAEQLLRVSMELGGNAPFLVFGDADLDAAVEGAMLAKMRNMGEACTAANRFLVHESVADEFARRLSERMGGLRVGRGTEDGVDVGPLVDEKSRDKVERLVDDAVSAGADVLTGGSRTGERGWFYSPTVLAGVPTSAQLFREEIFGPVAPVIPFGTDDEGVALANDTEYGLVAYAFTKDLDRALRVSEALESGMVGLNTGIVSNPAAPFGGVKQSGFGREGGFEGIDEYLETKYVAIPLAPR, from the coding sequence ATGAGCGAGCGCGAGCGCGAGCTGCTGCGGAGGGTCCCGACGCAGCTGTTCATCGGCGGGCAGTGGCGGGACGCGGAGGGGGCCCGTACGGTCCCGGTCGACGACCCCGCCACGCAGGAGGTGCTCGTCGAGGTCGCCGACGCGAGCGTCGCGGACGGGCGCGCCGCGCTCGACGCCGCGGTCGCGGCTCAGGCGTCCTGGGCGGGCACGGCCCCCCGCGACCGCGCCGAGATCCTGCGCCGGGCCTTCGAGACCATCACGGCGCGCGCCGAGGAGCTGGCCCTCCTCATGACCCTGGAGATGGGCAAGCCCGTCAAGGAGTCGCTGGGCGAGATCACCTACGCTGCGGAGTTCTTCCGCTGGTTCTCCGAGGAGGCCGTGCGCGTGCACGGCCGCTGGTCGGCCAACCCGAACGGCCAGACCCGGCTGCTCACGATGAAGCAGCCGGTGGGTCCGTGCCTGTTCATCACGCCGTGGAACTTCCCGCTGGCGATGGGCACCCGCAAGATCGGCCCGGCGATCGCCGCGGGCTGCACGATGGTCGTCAAGCCCGCGACGCAGACGCCGCTCTCGATGCTGGCCCTGGCGCAGATCCTCGCCGAGGTCGGCCTGCCCGACGGCGTGCTCAACGTCGTCACGACGACGAGCACCGCCGAGGTCATGGAGCCGCTCATCCGCGACCCGCGGCTGCGCAAGCTCTCCTTCACCGGCTCCACGGCGGTCGGCAAGAAGCTCGTCGAGCAGTCCGCCGAGCAGCTGCTCCGCGTCTCGATGGAGCTCGGCGGCAACGCGCCGTTCCTCGTCTTCGGCGACGCCGACCTCGACGCGGCCGTCGAGGGCGCGATGCTGGCCAAGATGCGCAACATGGGCGAGGCCTGCACGGCGGCCAACCGCTTCCTCGTCCACGAGTCCGTCGCCGACGAGTTCGCCCGCCGGCTCTCCGAGCGGATGGGCGGGCTGCGCGTCGGGCGCGGCACCGAGGACGGCGTCGACGTCGGTCCGCTGGTCGACGAGAAGTCCCGCGACAAGGTCGAGCGGCTCGTCGACGACGCCGTCTCGGCCGGCGCCGACGTGCTGACCGGCGGGTCGCGCACGGGGGAGCGCGGGTGGTTCTACTCGCCGACCGTGCTCGCGGGCGTGCCGACGAGCGCGCAGCTCTTCCGCGAGGAGATCTTCGGGCCCGTCGCGCCCGTCATCCCGTTCGGCACGGACGACGAGGGCGTGGCGCTCGCCAACGACACCGAGTACGGCTTGGTCGCCTACGCGTTCACGAAGGACCTCGACCGCGCCCTCCGGGTGTCCGAGGCGCTGGAGAGCGGCATGGTCGGCCTCAACACCGGCATCGTCTCCAACCCCGCCGCGCCGTTCGGCGGGGTGAAGCAGAGCGGGTTCGGGCGCGAGGGCGGCTTCGAGGGGATCGACGAGTACCTCGAGACGAAGTACGTCGCCATCCCGCTCGCGCCCCGCTAG
- a CDS encoding TetR/AcrR family transcriptional regulator, translated as MDEPLPPVLQALWGIERGARRGPRPQLTVTGVARAGIELADAEGLAAVSMARVAKQLGVTPMALYRYVASKDELVLAMVDEAYGPCPVPAEPADDWRAALAAWCRAMRRGLLRHPWVLQIPVTEPPLTPYALGWMEAGLAALARTPLTQQQRLDTILLGDVYTRGQTLLGLQVQSADSPEAALRYVLHLRALVSPESHPHVWAAQASGALEDEPQEVDFAEASYEFGLGRILDGVAELIGATGAD; from the coding sequence GTGGACGAGCCGCTGCCGCCCGTGCTTCAGGCGCTCTGGGGCATCGAGCGCGGCGCCAGGCGCGGGCCGCGCCCCCAGCTCACCGTGACGGGCGTCGCCCGCGCCGGCATCGAGCTCGCGGACGCCGAGGGGCTCGCCGCCGTGTCCATGGCGCGCGTCGCCAAGCAGCTCGGCGTCACGCCCATGGCGCTCTACCGCTACGTCGCGAGCAAGGACGAGCTCGTCCTCGCCATGGTCGACGAGGCGTACGGGCCCTGCCCCGTCCCCGCCGAGCCCGCGGACGACTGGCGCGCCGCGCTCGCCGCGTGGTGCCGCGCGATGCGCCGTGGCCTGCTCCGGCACCCGTGGGTGCTGCAGATCCCGGTGACCGAGCCGCCGCTCACGCCGTACGCGCTGGGCTGGATGGAGGCCGGCCTCGCCGCGCTCGCCCGCACCCCGCTCACCCAGCAGCAGCGGCTCGACACCATCCTGCTCGGCGACGTCTACACGCGCGGGCAGACGCTGCTCGGCCTGCAGGTGCAATCGGCCGACAGCCCCGAGGCGGCGCTGCGCTACGTCCTGCACCTGCGGGCCCTGGTCAGCCCCGAGTCCCATCCGCACGTGTGGGCCGCGCAGGCCAGCGGCGCGCTCGAGGACGAGCCGCAGGAGGTCGACTTCGCCGAGGCGAGCTACGAGTTCGGGCTGGGTCGCATCCTCGACGGCGTCGCCGAGCTCATCGGCGCCACCGGCGCGGACTAG
- a CDS encoding MFS transporter has translation MILAPTLPAAPSRAGRPWLALAVLALPLLLVSMDVSVLYFAVPDIARDLHASATQQLWMLDVYGLVLAGLLLPMGALGDRVGRRRLLLCGAAGFGAASLAAAYAPSAAALVAARAVLGVAGATLMPSTLALVRQLFPDERDRARAIGIWSGVMTGGVALGPVISGVLLEHAWWGSVFLLSLPAMALLLVVGPVLLPESEPRRTPFDVPGAALSLLTVLSAVWAVKRAAADGVGTACLAAALLALTAGAALVQRLRTTRHPLVDPALLRAPAVRGPVLANALAMGALVGNGVLLTAYLQLVLGMSPLRAALWSLAPSLVVGAAAPLATVLAQRVGRRAVVATGLATGAAGFVLLALVGRHDLALLVVGAGVLASGLVAVAAVATEAVVGGVSAAEAGRVTALSETSSELGGALGIALLGSVAAAAYRHGLADRVPAPRPVGGLAGAVVAAAGLPGPRSRVLLEAARDAYVGGVHAASWGGAGALLVGAAGVALSGRAASRPPRAPRP, from the coding sequence ATGATCCTCGCCCCTACTCTGCCAGCAGCACCTTCGCGCGCCGGGCGACCGTGGCTGGCCCTCGCCGTGCTCGCGCTGCCCCTGCTGCTCGTCTCGATGGACGTCTCGGTGCTCTACTTCGCGGTCCCCGACATCGCGCGGGACCTCCACGCCAGCGCGACCCAGCAGCTGTGGATGCTCGACGTCTACGGCCTCGTGCTCGCCGGGCTGCTGCTGCCGATGGGGGCGCTCGGCGACCGCGTCGGGCGGCGGCGGCTGCTGCTGTGCGGAGCGGCGGGCTTCGGTGCGGCGTCGCTCGCCGCGGCGTACGCGCCGAGCGCGGCGGCGCTCGTCGCTGCGCGCGCCGTGCTCGGCGTCGCGGGAGCCACGCTGATGCCGTCGACGCTCGCGCTGGTCCGGCAGCTGTTCCCCGACGAGCGCGACCGGGCGCGGGCCATCGGGATCTGGAGCGGGGTGATGACCGGGGGAGTGGCGCTGGGGCCGGTGATCTCGGGGGTCCTGCTCGAGCACGCGTGGTGGGGCTCGGTCTTCCTCCTCAGCCTGCCGGCGATGGCGCTGCTCCTCGTGGTCGGCCCGGTGCTCCTGCCGGAGTCGGAGCCCCGGCGTACGCCGTTCGACGTCCCGGGCGCGGCCCTGTCCCTGCTCACCGTGCTGTCGGCGGTCTGGGCGGTGAAGCGGGCGGCCGCCGACGGGGTGGGCACCGCCTGCCTGGCCGCGGCCCTGCTCGCGCTCACGGCCGGCGCCGCCCTGGTGCAGCGGCTGCGCACGACGCGGCACCCGCTCGTCGACCCAGCGCTGCTCCGGGCGCCGGCGGTGCGCGGGCCCGTGCTCGCCAACGCGCTGGCCATGGGCGCGCTCGTGGGCAACGGGGTGCTGCTGACGGCGTACCTCCAGCTGGTGCTGGGGATGTCGCCGCTGCGCGCGGCGCTGTGGAGCCTCGCGCCCTCGCTCGTGGTCGGTGCCGCGGCTCCGCTCGCCACCGTGCTCGCGCAGCGGGTCGGGCGGCGGGCCGTCGTCGCGACGGGACTGGCGACGGGCGCGGCGGGGTTCGTGCTGCTCGCGCTGGTCGGCCGCCACGACCTCGCCCTGCTGGTCGTCGGGGCAGGGGTGCTCGCCAGCGGGCTGGTCGCGGTCGCCGCTGTCGCCACCGAGGCGGTCGTCGGGGGCGTGTCCGCAGCCGAGGCTGGCCGGGTGACCGCACTGTCGGAGACGTCGAGCGAGCTGGGCGGGGCGCTGGGCATCGCCCTGCTCGGCAGCGTGGCGGCCGCGGCGTACCGGCACGGGCTCGCCGACCGCGTTCCCGCCCCGCGCCCGGTCGGCGGGCTGGCCGGAGCCGTCGTCGCCGCGGCCGGGCTCCCCGGGCCCCGCTCGCGGGTGCTGCTCGAGGCGGCGCGCGACGCGTACGTCGGGGGCGTGCACGCCGCGTCCTGGGGCGGCGCCGGCGCGCTTCTCGTCGGTGCGGCGGGCGTCGCGCTCAGCGGGAGGGCTGCCAGCCGTCCTCCGCGCGCACCGCGCCCATGA
- a CDS encoding MarR family winged helix-turn-helix transcriptional regulator, translating into MSALDDDEIRTWSALATVLEWLPPVLDAQLQQDAGLTHFEYGVLWALSDAEDRTLRMSVLAGYSNSTLSRLSRAVTRLEARRLVRRAPDPTDGRYTLATLTAQGQRTVDGAAPGHAELVRRLVLDPLTAAQVRQLREISRRIMGAVRAEDGWQPSR; encoded by the coding sequence ATGTCCGCACTCGACGACGACGAGATCCGCACCTGGTCGGCGCTCGCCACGGTGCTGGAGTGGCTGCCTCCGGTGCTGGACGCGCAGCTGCAGCAGGACGCCGGACTGACCCACTTCGAGTACGGCGTCCTCTGGGCGCTGTCCGACGCCGAGGACCGGACCCTGCGGATGAGCGTGCTGGCGGGCTACTCCAATAGCACGCTGTCCCGGCTCTCGCGCGCCGTGACGCGGCTCGAGGCGCGCCGGCTCGTGCGCCGCGCCCCCGACCCGACCGACGGCCGCTACACCCTCGCGACGCTGACGGCGCAGGGTCAGCGCACGGTGGACGGGGCGGCGCCCGGCCACGCCGAGCTCGTCCGCCGCCTGGTCCTCGACCCGCTGACGGCGGCGCAGGTGCGCCAGCTGCGCGAGATCAGCCGTCGGATCATGGGCGCGGTGCGCGCGGAGGACGGCTGGCAGCCCTCCCGCTGA
- a CDS encoding SDR family NAD(P)-dependent oxidoreductase: MDLQLEGRRAFVSGSTQGIGYAVAAGLAAEGAEVVLNGRDEARVEAAVERLAAAVPGAAVSGLAADFASPAAVQALLARLGEVDILVNNVGVFGLAEFERVPDEEWQRYLEVNLMSAVRLSRALLGGMLARGWGRVVFVGSESGVDVPGDMLPYGVSKAAALALANGLAKLTRGTGVTVTTVLGGPTWSDGVAGTVGQIAEARGVGSDELRAALVAGRPTSLVQRFLDPAEIAHLAVYLASPLSSATNGAAVRADGGVLTTLV, from the coding sequence GTGGATCTGCAGCTGGAGGGCCGGAGGGCGTTCGTCAGCGGGTCGACGCAGGGGATCGGCTACGCCGTGGCCGCGGGGCTGGCCGCCGAGGGGGCCGAGGTCGTGCTCAACGGGCGGGACGAGGCGCGGGTGGAGGCCGCGGTCGAGCGCCTCGCCGCGGCCGTGCCGGGAGCGGCCGTCTCCGGCCTGGCGGCCGACTTCGCCTCACCGGCCGCGGTGCAGGCACTGCTCGCGCGGCTCGGCGAGGTCGACATCCTCGTCAACAACGTGGGCGTCTTCGGCCTCGCGGAGTTCGAGCGCGTGCCTGACGAGGAGTGGCAGCGCTACCTCGAGGTCAACCTCATGAGCGCGGTCCGCCTGTCACGCGCACTGCTCGGCGGCATGCTCGCGCGCGGCTGGGGCCGGGTGGTCTTCGTCGGCAGCGAGTCCGGGGTCGACGTCCCGGGCGACATGCTGCCGTACGGCGTCAGCAAGGCTGCCGCGCTCGCCCTCGCCAACGGGCTCGCCAAGCTGACCCGCGGCACCGGCGTCACCGTCACGACCGTGCTGGGCGGCCCCACCTGGTCCGACGGGGTCGCGGGGACGGTGGGACAGATCGCCGAGGCGCGGGGCGTGGGGAGCGACGAACTGCGCGCCGCGCTCGTCGCGGGACGCCCGACCTCGCTGGTCCAGCGCTTCCTCGACCCGGCCGAGATCGCGCACCTCGCCGTCTACCTCGCGAGCCCGCTCTCCTCGGCGACCAACGGCGCGGCCGTCCGGGCGGACGGGGGAGTGCTGACGACGCTGGTGTGA
- a CDS encoding hypervirulence associated TUDOR domain-containing protein, producing MTEKFEKGDHVSWKSHGGTAEGVVEKEITKDTEAAGRTVRASEDDPQYLVKSEKSGGEAVHKPGALKKD from the coding sequence ATGACAGAGAAGTTCGAGAAGGGCGACCACGTCTCCTGGAAGTCGCACGGCGGCACCGCCGAGGGCGTCGTCGAGAAGGAGATCACCAAGGACACCGAGGCCGCGGGGCGGACCGTCCGCGCGAGCGAGGACGACCCGCAGTACCTCGTCAAGAGCGAGAAGTCCGGGGGCGAGGCGGTGCACAAGCCGGGCGCCCTGAAGAAGGACTGA
- a CDS encoding DUF4395 domain-containing protein, whose product MARIFGFPDPVDEVSARLVAGGVFTMATTTVLLDQPWLLGPLTYGFAARVATGPTLSPLGRVATQVVRPRLPVAPKHVPSPPKRLAQGVGLAVTGTAVALRLSGRRRTSNAVLAGLVVASGLEAFAGICLACKAFPYLMKAGIVPADVCARCVGSVDEEPVAA is encoded by the coding sequence ATGGCGCGCATCTTCGGCTTCCCCGACCCCGTCGACGAGGTCTCGGCCCGGCTGGTCGCCGGCGGGGTGTTCACCATGGCGACGACGACCGTCCTGCTCGACCAGCCGTGGCTGCTCGGGCCGCTGACCTACGGGTTCGCCGCCCGCGTCGCCACCGGGCCGACGCTCAGCCCGCTCGGGCGGGTCGCGACGCAGGTCGTGCGGCCGCGGCTGCCCGTCGCGCCGAAGCACGTGCCGAGCCCGCCGAAGCGGCTGGCCCAGGGCGTCGGCCTCGCCGTCACCGGCACCGCGGTCGCGCTGCGCCTGTCCGGCCGCCGTCGCACCTCGAACGCCGTGCTGGCCGGGCTGGTCGTCGCGTCCGGGCTGGAGGCGTTCGCCGGGATCTGCCTGGCGTGCAAGGCGTTCCCGTACCTCATGAAGGCCGGGATCGTGCCGGCGGACGTGTGCGCCCGCTGCGTCGGCTCCGTGGACGAGGAGCCCGTGGCGGCCTAG
- a CDS encoding arsinothricin resistance N-acetyltransferase ArsN1 family B, producing MERRPQRGAARGRERALSAATVRAAAPADAAAIAAVYAPHVTDSAASFEAEPPAAEEVLRRMTAEPRLPWLVAEREGEVVGFAYAAAHRARAAYRWSVDVSVYLHDSERRRGTGRALYTRLLPEVRALRYVSVYAGIALPNPGSVGLHESFGFVPVGVYRNVGWKHGQWRDVGWWQLVPEDPPVEPAEPLAWTP from the coding sequence CTGGAGCGCCGACCGCAGCGAGGAGCTGCGCGAGGGCGGGAGCGGGCACTGAGCGCGGCGACGGTCCGCGCGGCCGCACCTGCCGACGCGGCGGCGATCGCCGCCGTCTACGCGCCGCACGTCACGGACTCCGCCGCGTCGTTCGAGGCCGAACCCCCCGCTGCTGAGGAGGTCCTGCGCCGGATGACCGCGGAGCCGCGGCTGCCGTGGCTCGTCGCGGAGCGCGAGGGCGAGGTCGTCGGCTTCGCGTACGCCGCGGCGCACCGGGCGCGTGCGGCGTACCGGTGGTCGGTCGACGTCTCGGTCTACCTGCACGACAGCGAGCGGCGGCGCGGGACGGGGCGGGCCCTCTACACCCGGCTGCTCCCCGAGGTCCGAGCCCTCCGCTACGTCTCGGTCTACGCGGGGATCGCGCTGCCGAACCCCGGCAGCGTCGGCCTGCACGAGTCCTTCGGGTTCGTCCCCGTCGGGGTCTACCGCAACGTCGGCTGGAAGCACGGCCAGTGGCGCGACGTCGGCTGGTGGCAGCTCGTGCCCGAGGACCCGCCGGTCGAGCCGGCCGAGCCGCTGGCCTGGACGCCCTAG
- the gndA gene encoding NADP-dependent phosphogluconate dehydrogenase, with amino-acid sequence MTISDATPQQASIGVVGLAVMGSNLARNLARHGNTVAVFNRSPEKTRSLIEQHGGEGTFLPSERIEDFVASLERPRTAIVMVQAGAGTDAVIEQLAEHFEEGDIIVDGGNADFRDTIRRERDLARKGLNFVGTGISGGEEGALNGPSIMPGGSAQAYEKLGPILESIAAQAEGEPCVVHLGTDGAGHFVKMVHNGIEYADMQLIAEAYDLLRKVSGLEPPAIADVVEQWNEGDLESFLIEITAEVLRHTDAETGKPFVDVVLDAAGQKGTGTWTVQNALSLGIPVGGIAEAVFARAVSSLPGQRAAVTAAAGERPSPVAAPDGFADDVRAALYASKVVAYAQGFDLLVAGAKEFDWDLDLGAVAKIWRAGCIIRARFLDRIVEAYARDPQLPSLLADPYFADAVAKGAAAWRRVVSTAALSAVPAPGFSAALAYYDSLTSERLPAALIQGQRDFFGAHTYKRVDKDGIFHTLWSADRSEELREGGSGH; translated from the coding sequence ATGACGATCTCGGACGCGACTCCCCAGCAGGCCAGCATCGGCGTCGTCGGCCTCGCGGTGATGGGCAGCAACCTCGCCCGCAACCTGGCCCGGCACGGCAACACGGTGGCGGTCTTCAACCGCTCCCCCGAGAAGACGCGCAGCCTCATCGAGCAGCACGGCGGCGAGGGCACCTTCCTGCCGAGCGAGCGGATCGAGGACTTCGTCGCGTCGCTGGAGCGGCCGCGCACCGCGATCGTCATGGTCCAGGCCGGAGCCGGGACCGACGCCGTTATCGAGCAGCTCGCCGAGCACTTCGAGGAGGGCGACATCATCGTGGACGGCGGCAACGCCGACTTCCGCGACACCATTCGCCGGGAGCGGGACCTGGCGCGCAAGGGCCTCAACTTCGTCGGCACCGGGATCTCCGGCGGCGAGGAGGGGGCGCTCAACGGGCCGAGCATCATGCCCGGCGGCTCCGCACAGGCCTACGAGAAGCTCGGCCCGATCCTCGAGTCGATCGCCGCGCAGGCCGAGGGCGAGCCGTGCGTGGTGCACCTCGGGACCGACGGCGCGGGCCACTTCGTCAAGATGGTGCACAACGGCATCGAGTACGCCGACATGCAGCTCATCGCCGAGGCGTACGACCTGCTGCGCAAGGTCTCGGGGCTCGAGCCGCCCGCCATCGCCGACGTCGTCGAGCAGTGGAACGAGGGCGACCTCGAGTCGTTCCTCATCGAGATCACCGCCGAGGTGCTGCGGCACACCGACGCCGAGACGGGCAAGCCGTTCGTCGACGTCGTCCTCGACGCCGCCGGGCAGAAGGGCACCGGCACCTGGACGGTGCAGAACGCCCTGTCGCTCGGCATCCCCGTCGGCGGCATCGCCGAGGCGGTCTTCGCGCGGGCGGTCTCCAGCCTGCCGGGCCAGCGCGCGGCCGTCACCGCGGCCGCGGGCGAGCGCCCCTCCCCCGTCGCCGCGCCCGACGGCTTCGCCGACGACGTGCGCGCCGCGCTCTACGCCTCGAAGGTCGTGGCGTACGCGCAGGGCTTCGACCTGCTGGTGGCGGGTGCGAAGGAGTTCGACTGGGACCTCGACCTCGGCGCCGTGGCGAAGATCTGGCGCGCCGGCTGCATCATCCGGGCGCGGTTCCTCGACCGCATCGTCGAGGCGTACGCCCGCGACCCGCAGCTGCCGAGCCTGCTCGCCGACCCGTACTTCGCCGACGCCGTGGCGAAGGGCGCGGCCGCGTGGCGGCGGGTGGTCTCGACCGCGGCGCTGTCCGCGGTGCCCGCGCCGGGGTTCTCCGCGGCGCTCGCCTACTACGACTCGCTGACCTCGGAGCGGCTGCCCGCCGCGCTCATCCAGGGCCAGCGCGACTTCTTCGGTGCCCACACGTACAAGCGCGTGGACAAGGACGGCATCTTCCACACGCTCTGGAGCGCCGACCGCAGCGAGGAGCTGCGCGAGGGCGGGAGCGGGCACTGA
- a CDS encoding aldo/keto reductase: MQYRTLGSSGLKVSALTLGTMTFGGGGKFALVGSTMHEEATRQVDLALEAGVNLIDTADVYSDGLSEEIVGAAVKGRRDDLLLASKVRFAMGSGPNDAGLSRHHILRGAEASLRRLGTDYLDLYQLHQWDGVTPVEEIVAALDTLVQQGKARYVGISNFSAWHAMKLLGVAERTGAVRPVSQQIHYTLQAREAEYELVPLSLDQGLGILVWSPLAGGLLSGKYRRGHQPPEGSRGLSDWNEPPVRDQEKLYDIVEVLVEIAQGHGVSAAQVALAWLLTRPAVSSVIIGARTTEQLQDNLASASLELAPEEVARLEEVSRPDLLYPYWHQAASASDRLSAADLSLLAPHVG, from the coding sequence ATGCAGTACCGCACGCTCGGCAGCTCCGGCCTCAAGGTCTCGGCGCTCACGCTCGGCACGATGACGTTCGGCGGTGGCGGGAAGTTCGCCCTCGTCGGCTCGACCATGCACGAGGAGGCCACCCGCCAGGTCGACCTCGCGCTCGAGGCCGGCGTCAACCTCATCGACACCGCCGACGTCTACTCCGACGGCCTGAGCGAGGAGATCGTGGGCGCGGCGGTCAAGGGCCGGCGCGACGACCTGCTGCTCGCCTCCAAGGTCCGCTTCGCGATGGGGTCCGGCCCGAACGACGCCGGGCTCTCGCGCCACCACATCCTGCGCGGCGCGGAGGCGAGCCTGCGCCGGCTCGGCACGGACTACCTCGACCTCTACCAGCTCCACCAGTGGGACGGCGTGACCCCGGTCGAGGAGATCGTGGCCGCGCTCGACACGCTCGTCCAGCAGGGCAAGGCGCGCTACGTCGGCATCTCCAACTTCTCCGCCTGGCACGCGATGAAGCTGCTCGGCGTCGCGGAGCGCACGGGTGCCGTGCGCCCGGTCAGCCAGCAGATCCACTACACGCTGCAGGCCCGCGAGGCGGAGTACGAGCTCGTCCCCCTGTCGCTCGACCAGGGGCTCGGCATCCTCGTGTGGAGCCCGCTGGCCGGCGGCCTGCTGTCGGGCAAGTACCGCCGCGGACACCAGCCGCCCGAGGGCAGCCGCGGGCTCTCCGACTGGAACGAGCCGCCGGTCCGCGACCAGGAGAAGCTCTACGACATCGTCGAGGTCCTCGTCGAGATCGCGCAGGGCCACGGCGTCTCCGCCGCCCAGGTCGCGCTCGCCTGGCTGCTCACCCGGCCCGCCGTCTCGTCGGTCATCATCGGCGCGCGCACCACGGAGCAGCTGCAGGACAACCTCGCGAGCGCCTCGCTGGAGCTCGCGCCCGAGGAGGTGGCGCGCCTCGAGGAGGTCAGCCGCCCCGACCTGCTCTACCCGTACTGGCACCAGGCCGCCTCGGCGTCCGACCGGCTCAGTGCCGCGGACCTCAGCCTGCTCGCGCCGCACGTCGGTTGA
- a CDS encoding EAL and HDOD domain-containing protein, with the protein MPGTAHGLTTTTSVTPVHVGRQPIYDADGDLHAYELLFRSAAGASSASVADEDAATTAVMLAAFADFSPSVLLSGRRGFVNLSRSFATGALPVPFSPSDGVLEVLENLAVDDELLAGVRGLRDQGYAIALDDYVLTDETATLLPFADYVKLDVLATPWDEVVRVAGVVQSYGAVLLAEKVEDAEMLERCRGLGFQLFQGYHLGRPQTMTTTTLAPAQLAAVRLLGALADEDVAIPEVELLVMQEPALTYKLLRMANSAGSSSTRTIQSVRDALMLVGLAQLRAWVMLLTVSDIAGDRGDGLDSVTALARSCQVLAQRVPRAQPDTAFTLGLLEGVAGLLGVDGAALLDQIGLTGSLADGLRGLDTPERRVLDAVLGHQRNDLEIAAASGIDIATLSSTYLSALQWSFDTRQKAGV; encoded by the coding sequence ATGCCGGGTACGGCGCACGGCCTGACGACGACGACGTCCGTCACGCCGGTGCACGTGGGTCGTCAGCCGATCTACGACGCCGACGGGGACCTCCACGCGTACGAGCTGCTCTTCCGCTCCGCCGCGGGCGCGAGCAGCGCCAGCGTCGCGGACGAGGACGCGGCCACCACCGCGGTGATGCTCGCCGCCTTCGCCGACTTCAGCCCCTCGGTGCTGCTCAGCGGCCGCCGCGGGTTCGTCAACCTCAGCCGGTCGTTCGCCACCGGCGCCCTCCCCGTGCCCTTCTCGCCCTCCGACGGCGTGCTGGAGGTGCTCGAGAACCTCGCGGTCGACGACGAGCTCCTCGCCGGTGTCCGCGGCCTGCGCGACCAGGGGTACGCGATCGCGCTCGACGACTACGTGCTGACCGACGAGACCGCGACGCTGCTGCCGTTCGCCGACTACGTGAAGCTCGACGTGCTGGCCACGCCCTGGGACGAGGTCGTCCGGGTGGCGGGCGTCGTGCAGTCCTACGGTGCCGTGCTCCTCGCCGAGAAGGTCGAGGACGCCGAGATGCTCGAGCGCTGCCGGGGGCTCGGGTTCCAGCTGTTCCAGGGCTACCACCTCGGTCGCCCGCAGACGATGACGACGACGACGCTCGCCCCCGCCCAGCTCGCCGCCGTACGGCTGCTCGGCGCCCTGGCCGACGAGGACGTCGCCATCCCCGAGGTCGAGCTGCTGGTCATGCAGGAGCCGGCGCTGACGTACAAGCTGCTGCGCATGGCCAACTCGGCCGGGTCGTCGTCGACCCGGACCATCCAGTCCGTGCGCGACGCGCTCATGCTCGTGGGCCTCGCCCAGCTGCGCGCCTGGGTCATGCTCCTCACGGTCTCCGACATCGCCGGCGACAGGGGCGACGGTCTCGACTCCGTCACTGCGCTCGCCCGGTCCTGCCAGGTGCTCGCCCAGCGGGTGCCCCGCGCCCAGCCGGACACGGCGTTCACCCTCGGCCTGCTCGAGGGCGTCGCCGGGCTGCTCGGTGTCGACGGCGCCGCCCTGCTCGACCAGATCGGGCTCACCGGGTCGCTGGCCGACGGGCTCCGCGGCCTCGACACCCCCGAGCGCCGCGTGCTCGACGCGGTCCTCGGCCACCAGCGCAACGACCTCGAGATCGCTGCCGCCAGCGGCATCGACATCGCGACGCTCTCCTCGACGTACCTCTCGGCGCTGCAGTGGTCCTTCGACACGCGGCAGAAGGCCGGCGTCTGA